The following proteins are co-located in the Micromonospora coriariae genome:
- a CDS encoding chorismate-binding protein — translation MRKVGPYGVETLPHVYAADRAPAASVDAPATPPGCRGALVERARLQWRRADGGDPAALAEEFLAAHGLPLHDLTRPAPAHPATGACGAALYLSAAAGAQLAGAPTGAPDPAPALPDLAVVVYDHGAARVTPPGPPAPWWLGEWTESWTPRQHADAVDAVRAAIGRGDVYQTNLVGHAAARYTGDPLPALSRLGALPGARYGGVLTGDGWAIGCASPETLVEVTAGQLTTRPIKGTRPATPAGRGELLASAKERAEHIMIVDLERNDLARIARTGSVRVDDLFAVRRWCDLWQAESTVSATVADGLGLADLLRATCPGGSVTGAPKLAALTRIDALEPVGRGASMGALGWVAPGRIDLGLTIRTAAADGERLHTWAGGGITWDSDPGAEVAEAAAKTAPIRATLAGR, via the coding sequence ATGAGGAAGGTTGGGCCGTACGGCGTGGAAACGCTCCCACACGTGTACGCCGCAGACCGCGCCCCGGCTGCATCGGTCGATGCACCCGCGACGCCCCCCGGTTGCCGGGGCGCGCTCGTCGAGCGGGCCCGCCTGCAGTGGCGCCGCGCCGACGGCGGCGATCCCGCCGCGCTCGCCGAGGAGTTCCTCGCCGCGCACGGCCTGCCGCTGCACGACCTGACCCGGCCCGCCCCCGCGCACCCCGCCACCGGCGCCTGCGGCGCCGCGCTCTACCTGTCCGCCGCCGCCGGGGCCCAGCTGGCCGGCGCCCCCACCGGAGCGCCCGACCCCGCACCCGCCCTGCCCGACCTCGCCGTGGTCGTCTACGACCACGGCGCCGCCCGGGTCACGCCGCCCGGCCCGCCGGCGCCCTGGTGGCTCGGTGAGTGGACCGAGAGCTGGACCCCACGCCAGCACGCCGACGCCGTCGACGCGGTCCGCGCCGCCATCGGCCGCGGCGACGTCTACCAGACCAACCTCGTCGGCCACGCCGCCGCCCGCTACACCGGCGACCCGCTGCCCGCCCTGAGCCGCCTCGGCGCACTGCCCGGCGCCCGCTACGGCGGCGTGCTCACCGGCGACGGCTGGGCCATCGGCTGCGCCTCACCGGAGACCCTCGTCGAGGTCACCGCCGGGCAGCTGACCACCAGACCCATCAAAGGCACCCGCCCGGCCACCCCCGCCGGCCGCGGCGAACTGCTCGCCAGCGCCAAGGAACGCGCCGAACACATCATGATCGTCGACCTGGAACGCAACGACCTGGCCCGCATCGCCCGCACCGGCAGCGTCCGCGTCGACGACCTGTTCGCCGTACGCCGCTGGTGCGACCTGTGGCAGGCCGAGTCCACCGTCAGCGCCACCGTCGCCGACGGCCTCGGCCTGGCCGACCTGCTGCGCGCCACCTGCCCCGGCGGCTCGGTCACCGGCGCGCCGAAACTCGCCGCCCTGACCCGGATCGACGCCCTCGAACCCGTCGGCCGGGGCGCCAGCATGGGCGCGTTGGGCTGGGTCGCCCCCGGCCGGATCGACCTCGGCCTGACCATCCGCACCGCCGCCGCCGACGGCGAGCGGCTGCACACCTGGGCCGGCGGCGGCATCACCTGGGACAGCGACCCCGGCGCCGAGGTCGCCGAGGCCGCCGCGAAGACCGCCCCGATCCGCGCCACCCTGGCCGGACGCTGA
- the def gene encoding peptide deformylase, whose translation MTMRPIRIIGDPVLRTPCEPVTTFDAELRALVTDLMDTLLGAPGRAGVAAPQIGVSAQVFVYDADGHRGHLINPTLELSEERQDDEEGCLSIPGLYFPTQRAMHATAHGVDQHGEPLTIAGSGFLARALQHEADHLRGTLYVDTLRGDIRRRALREIRAGRFDSPSRRR comes from the coding sequence ATGACCATGCGGCCCATCCGGATCATCGGCGACCCCGTCCTGCGCACCCCGTGCGAACCGGTCACCACCTTCGACGCCGAACTACGCGCCCTGGTCACCGACCTGATGGACACCCTGCTCGGCGCGCCCGGCCGGGCCGGCGTCGCCGCCCCGCAGATCGGGGTCAGCGCCCAGGTGTTCGTCTACGACGCCGACGGGCACCGCGGCCACCTGATCAACCCCACCCTCGAGCTGTCCGAGGAACGCCAGGACGACGAGGAGGGCTGCCTGTCCATCCCCGGCCTGTACTTCCCGACCCAGCGGGCCATGCACGCCACCGCCCACGGCGTCGACCAGCACGGCGAACCGCTGACCATCGCCGGCAGCGGCTTCCTCGCCCGCGCCCTGCAACACGAGGCCGACCACCTGCGCGGCACGCTCTACGTCGACACCCTGCGCGGAGACATCCGCCGCCGCGCCCTGCGCGAGATCCGCGCCGGCCGGTTCGACTCACCGAGTCGCCGCCGCTAA
- a CDS encoding GNAT family N-acetyltransferase has product MPVRAEHDRAVLAELLGRDPVLHAYQLGDLDDFFWPYTSWFRRGERVVLLYHGVDPPTLLAFATPADTAALAALLAEVAPVLPARLYAHLSPGLADALAGSFRLDSGGRHHRMALTDPARLAQVRPAGVVLGAADLPPLRRLYARAYPENWFDPRMLDTGQYVGVRDGGELRAVAGVHVWSPAYRVAALGNVTTDPRWRGRGLGAAVVAALCARLRESVAHVTLNVKADNAAAVRLYERVGFSRVADYDEWTLTAR; this is encoded by the coding sequence ATGCCGGTACGCGCGGAGCACGACCGGGCCGTCCTGGCGGAGCTGCTGGGGCGTGATCCGGTGCTGCACGCCTACCAGTTGGGCGACCTGGACGACTTCTTCTGGCCGTACACCTCGTGGTTCCGCCGGGGTGAGCGGGTCGTGTTGCTGTATCACGGGGTGGATCCGCCGACGCTGCTGGCGTTCGCGACGCCGGCGGACACCGCGGCGCTGGCGGCGTTGCTGGCCGAGGTGGCGCCGGTGCTGCCGGCCCGGTTGTACGCGCACCTGTCCCCCGGGCTGGCCGACGCCCTGGCCGGGTCGTTCCGGCTGGATTCCGGTGGCCGGCACCACCGGATGGCGTTGACCGACCCGGCCCGTCTCGCGCAGGTGCGCCCGGCGGGCGTGGTGCTCGGCGCGGCGGACCTGCCGCCGCTGCGCCGGCTGTACGCGCGGGCGTACCCGGAGAACTGGTTCGATCCGCGGATGCTGGACACCGGGCAGTACGTGGGGGTGCGCGACGGCGGTGAGCTGCGGGCGGTGGCGGGGGTGCACGTGTGGTCGCCGGCCTACCGGGTGGCGGCGTTGGGCAACGTGACGACCGATCCGCGGTGGCGGGGGCGGGGTCTGGGTGCGGCGGTGGTGGCGGCGCTGTGTGCCCGGCTGCGCGAGAGCGTCGCGCACGTGACGCTGAACGTGAAGGCGGACAACGCGGCCGCGGTGCGGCTGTACGAGCGGGTGGGTTTCAGCCGGGTCGCCGACTACGACGAGTGGACGTTGACCGCCCGTTAG
- the gcvP gene encoding aminomethyl-transferring glycine dehydrogenase, with product MTAEQFATRHIGPGPDDERRMLEVVGHGSIDELMDAAIPEVIRWHGTLDLPDPATEAETIAELRALAARNTVAVSMIGLGYHGTHTPAVIRRNVLEDPAWYTAYTPYQPEISQGRLEALLNFQTMVTDLTGLATANASMLDEGTAAAEAMTLARRASKSRSAVYVVDADALPQTIAVITSRAEPLGIDVRVLDVERDELPTEFFGLHLQYPGASGAVRDHGALVEAAHAVGALVTVAADLLALTLLRAPGEIGADIAAGTTQRFGVPMAFGGPHAGYLAVRSGLERMLPGRLVGVSRDADGNPAYRLALQTREQHIRREKATSNICTAQVLLAVMAGMYAVYHGPDGLRNIAERTHAMAARLAAGLRAGGVDVDDVAFFDTVTATVPGRAGEVVAAAAAERGVNLRLVDADRVGVSCDETTTVAHLAAVWAAFGVPAFDGAVDAALPADLARTTDFLTHPVFRSHHSETAMLRYLRRLSDFDYALDRGMIPLGSCTMKLNATTEMEPVSWAEFAHIHPFAPDAQTAGYREMIGQLESWLAEVTGYDAVSVQPNAGSQGELAGLLAIRAWHRSRGEAHRDVCLIPSSAHGTNAASAVMAGMRVVVVACDDDGNVDLVDLDAKIDKHRDALAAIMVTYPSTHGVYETGIASLCAKVHDAGGQVYVDGANLNALVGFAKPGKFGADVSHLNLHKTFCIPHGGGGPGVGPVAVRAHLAPFLPGDPLGAHVDATPAISAAKYGSAGILPIPWAYLRMMGAEGLTRATGVAVLAANYVAARLRGHFPVLYAGNKGLVAHECILDLRPLTKATGVSVDDVAKRLIDYGFHAPTMSFPVAGTLMVEPTESEDLAELDRFCDAMIAIRAEIDQVGSGQWPAGDNPLANAPHTAAMVSGDEWAHPYPRSVGAYPAGVDRAGKYWPPVRRIDGAYGDRNLVCSCPSPEAFED from the coding sequence ATGACCGCAGAGCAGTTCGCCACCCGTCACATCGGTCCCGGCCCGGACGATGAGCGCCGGATGTTGGAGGTCGTCGGGCACGGCTCGATCGACGAGCTGATGGACGCCGCGATCCCCGAGGTGATCCGCTGGCACGGCACCCTGGACCTGCCGGACCCGGCCACGGAGGCCGAGACGATCGCCGAGCTGCGGGCCCTGGCGGCGCGCAACACCGTCGCCGTGTCGATGATCGGGCTGGGCTACCACGGCACGCACACCCCGGCGGTGATCCGCCGCAACGTACTGGAGGACCCGGCCTGGTACACGGCGTACACGCCGTACCAGCCGGAGATCAGCCAGGGCCGCCTCGAGGCGCTGCTGAACTTCCAGACCATGGTGACCGACCTGACCGGCCTGGCGACCGCGAACGCGTCGATGCTCGACGAGGGCACCGCCGCGGCGGAGGCGATGACCCTGGCGCGGCGCGCGTCGAAGAGCAGGAGCGCGGTGTACGTGGTCGACGCCGACGCGCTGCCGCAGACCATCGCGGTGATCACCAGCCGGGCCGAGCCGCTCGGCATCGACGTGCGGGTCCTCGACGTCGAGCGTGACGAGCTGCCGACGGAGTTCTTCGGCCTGCACCTGCAGTACCCGGGGGCGTCCGGCGCGGTCCGTGATCACGGGGCGCTGGTCGAGGCCGCGCACGCCGTCGGCGCCCTGGTCACCGTCGCGGCCGACCTGCTGGCGTTGACGCTGCTGCGCGCTCCGGGGGAGATCGGCGCGGACATCGCCGCCGGCACCACCCAGCGCTTCGGCGTACCCATGGCCTTCGGTGGGCCGCACGCCGGTTACCTGGCGGTGCGCTCGGGCCTGGAGCGGATGCTGCCGGGCCGGCTGGTCGGAGTGTCCCGCGACGCGGACGGCAACCCCGCCTACCGGCTGGCGTTGCAGACCCGCGAGCAGCACATCCGGCGGGAGAAGGCGACCAGCAACATCTGCACCGCGCAGGTGCTGCTCGCGGTGATGGCCGGCATGTACGCGGTCTACCACGGCCCGGACGGGCTGCGGAACATCGCGGAGCGTACCCACGCCATGGCGGCGCGGCTCGCGGCCGGGCTGCGCGCCGGTGGCGTGGACGTCGACGACGTCGCGTTCTTCGACACCGTCACCGCGACAGTGCCCGGGCGGGCCGGCGAGGTGGTGGCGGCCGCCGCCGCCGAGCGGGGCGTGAACCTGCGGCTGGTCGACGCCGACCGGGTGGGTGTGTCCTGCGACGAGACGACCACCGTCGCGCACCTGGCGGCGGTGTGGGCGGCGTTCGGTGTGCCCGCGTTCGACGGCGCCGTGGACGCGGCCCTGCCGGCCGATCTGGCCCGGACGACCGACTTCCTGACCCACCCGGTGTTCCGCAGCCACCACTCGGAGACGGCGATGCTGCGGTACCTGCGGCGGCTGTCGGACTTCGACTACGCCCTGGACCGGGGCATGATCCCGCTCGGGTCGTGCACGATGAAGCTCAACGCGACCACCGAGATGGAGCCGGTCAGCTGGGCGGAGTTCGCGCACATCCACCCGTTCGCCCCGGACGCGCAGACCGCCGGGTACCGGGAGATGATCGGTCAGCTGGAGTCGTGGCTGGCCGAGGTGACCGGCTACGACGCGGTCAGCGTGCAGCCCAACGCCGGCTCCCAGGGTGAGCTGGCCGGGCTGCTGGCCATCCGGGCCTGGCACCGCAGCCGCGGCGAGGCGCACCGCGACGTGTGCCTGATCCCGTCCTCGGCGCACGGCACCAACGCGGCGTCGGCGGTGATGGCCGGCATGCGGGTGGTCGTGGTGGCCTGCGACGACGACGGCAACGTCGACCTGGTCGACCTCGACGCGAAGATCGACAAGCACCGGGACGCGCTCGCCGCGATCATGGTGACGTACCCGTCGACGCACGGCGTGTACGAGACGGGCATCGCGTCGCTGTGCGCGAAGGTCCACGACGCCGGCGGGCAGGTGTACGTCGACGGGGCGAACCTCAACGCCCTGGTCGGGTTCGCCAAGCCGGGCAAGTTCGGCGCGGACGTGTCGCACCTGAACCTGCACAAGACGTTCTGCATCCCGCACGGCGGCGGCGGGCCCGGTGTGGGTCCGGTGGCGGTCCGGGCGCACCTGGCGCCGTTCCTGCCCGGTGACCCGCTGGGCGCGCACGTCGACGCGACGCCGGCGATCTCGGCGGCGAAGTACGGGTCGGCGGGCATCCTGCCGATCCCGTGGGCGTACCTGCGGATGATGGGCGCCGAGGGGCTGACCCGGGCGACCGGGGTCGCCGTGCTGGCGGCGAACTACGTGGCGGCGCGGCTGCGCGGGCACTTCCCGGTGCTGTACGCCGGCAACAAGGGCCTGGTGGCGCACGAGTGCATCCTGGACCTGCGGCCGCTGACGAAGGCGACAGGGGTGAGCGTGGACGACGTGGCGAAGCGGCTGATCGACTACGGGTTCCACGCGCCGACGATGTCGTTCCCGGTGGCCGGGACGCTGATGGTGGAGCCGACCGAGAGCGAGGACCTGGCCGAGCTGGACCGGTTCTGCGACGCGATGATCGCGATCCGCGCGGAGATCGACCAGGTCGGGTCGGGGCAGTGGCCGGCCGGGGACAACCCCCTGGCGAACGCGCCGCACACCGCGGCGATGGTCAGCGGTGACGAGTGGGCGCACCCGTACCCGCGGTCGGTTGGCGCGTACCCGGCCGGGGTGGACCGGGCCGGGAAGTACTGGCCGCCGGTGCGGCGCATCGACGGCGCGTACGGCGACCGGAACCTGGTCTGCTCGTGCCCGTCGCCGGAGGCCTTCGAGGACTGA
- a CDS encoding DUF5999 family protein: MCQHQPTCPSAEAIDREAARVLACFPEQGWSLLCNGVIVFEDTGELLPDGSSIAPHRGPARHALVA, from the coding sequence ATGTGCCAGCACCAACCGACCTGCCCCTCTGCCGAAGCCATCGACCGGGAAGCCGCCCGCGTCCTCGCCTGCTTCCCTGAGCAGGGCTGGAGCCTGCTCTGCAACGGTGTCATCGTGTTCGAGGACACCGGCGAGCTGCTCCCCGACGGCAGCAGCATCGCCCCGCACCGCGGCCCCGCCCGACACGCCCTCGTCGCCTGA